In Candidatus Epulonipiscium viviparus, one DNA window encodes the following:
- a CDS encoding type II secretion system F family protein: MSKENMLIFFEAMYALNRSGINLYETLILIKQTNPRKEIQQLANIIINEIMKGNTISEALAKISYMPAFIVGALKAGEASGRLENTLKIVVDQLQMDVEMTKKIKQVTLYPKFVVITMVVALFICAKFIFPTFATMFGNQEAELPVVTKIFIAVTNFVDENYLLLGLVICALIAAGVAIKNWTYGRKLAERATLKMPKISLLYKLSKNKDMANYMGLLITSGVNLGDAVEIYRKSTSSSMMNEVLIQSNRNMVQGKFLSDTLKSSPIIIPYLLEIIKIGEKSGELGISLLRMGKYLERNYEVELRKAIAIIEPSITIVMGLLVAVMVAAIMLPMLNLVTTF; the protein is encoded by the coding sequence ATGTCGAAAGAAAATATGTTGATTTTTTTTGAGGCAATGTATGCGCTAAATAGAAGTGGAATCAACTTATATGAAACATTAATTTTAATAAAACAGACTAATCCTCGAAAAGAGATTCAGCAATTAGCAAATATTATTATCAATGAAATTATGAAAGGGAATACAATATCTGAAGCATTGGCAAAAATATCATATATGCCAGCATTTATAGTAGGAGCATTGAAGGCTGGAGAAGCAAGTGGAAGGCTGGAAAATACACTAAAGATAGTGGTTGATCAATTGCAGATGGATGTTGAGATGACAAAGAAGATCAAGCAGGTGACATTGTATCCTAAATTTGTAGTTATAACGATGGTAGTCGCATTGTTTATTTGTGCTAAATTTATTTTCCCAACCTTTGCCACAATGTTTGGAAACCAGGAAGCTGAATTGCCAGTAGTAACAAAAATATTTATAGCAGTAACAAACTTTGTGGATGAAAATTATTTATTGTTGGGCTTGGTTATATGCGCCTTGATCGCAGCAGGAGTGGCTATAAAAAATTGGACATATGGAAGAAAATTGGCAGAAAGAGCAACGCTGAAGATGCCGAAAATTTCTCTGCTATATAAATTGAGTAAGAATAAGGATATGGCTAATTATATGGGACTGTTGATTACTTCGGGAGTGAACCTGGGAGATGCAGTAGAGATTTATAGAAAGAGCACCAGCAGTTCGATGATGAATGAAGTTTTGATACAAAGCAATAGAAATATGGTTCAGGGAAAATTTTTGAGTGATACATTGAAATCTAGCCCAATAATTATTCCATATCTATTGGAAATTATAAAAATTGGAGAAAAGAGCGGAGAATTAGGTATATCTTTATTACGAATGGGGAAATATTTAGAAAGAAATTATGAAGTTGAGTTGCGAAAAGCGATTGCGATAATTGAACCCAGTATAACAATAGTGATGGGTTTGCTTGTTGCAGTGATGGTAGCAGCAATTATGTTGCCAATGCTTAATTTAGTAACCACGTTTTAA
- a CDS encoding type II secretion system protein has product MKLLKNNRGFTLIEVVIVMAIIGVISTMVAPQVVEQFNLIALKSDIQAAQSVENAIEMYNVNHADIDEENWTTAYDQLIDKEYLDAKDFKIVDEENGGKTTKLELRLDGNELIYSIDEGVQVRVNKEAYQDLEDKLDDNMKKWAVFELSAGEDE; this is encoded by the coding sequence ATGAAACTTTTAAAAAATAATAGAGGATTTACATTAATAGAAGTTGTTATAGTTATGGCAATTATTGGAGTAATATCCACAATGGTGGCACCACAGGTTGTTGAACAATTTAATTTGATAGCATTAAAATCTGATATTCAAGCAGCGCAGAGTGTGGAAAATGCCATAGAAATGTATAATGTAAATCATGCAGATATAGATGAAGAAAACTGGACGACAGCATATGATCAGCTTATAGACAAGGAATATTTAGATGCAAAAGATTTTAAGATAGTGGATGAGGAAAACGGTGGTAAAACAACAAAATTAGAATTGAGATTGGATGGAAATGAATTAATATATTCAATAGATGAGGGGGTTCAGGTGCGGGTTAATAAAGAGGCGTATCAAGATTTAGAAGATAAGCTAGATGATAATATGAAGAAATGGGCAGTGTTTGAATTGTCGGCAGGAGAGGATGAATAA
- a CDS encoding PulJ/GspJ family protein, which yields MNNKGFTLIECVISFALLSIILIVASKYIKIAFNYYEQVIQEDKAYANAEVVYDFISERVDHMSNVEIGFEDTIETNEIILRGNFTDLVDEDGEWKYGHIGIGPKAIQYSQYRSSVAYCDVLGISKAANSGLITIKYTVKGLEDVFVINLDLEDRGVNAQSVDSA from the coding sequence ATGAATAATAAGGGGTTTACATTGATTGAATGTGTAATTAGTTTCGCATTGCTGAGCATTATTTTGATAGTAGCATCTAAATATATAAAAATTGCGTTTAATTATTATGAACAAGTGATACAAGAAGATAAAGCATATGCCAATGCAGAAGTAGTCTATGATTTTATTTCGGAGAGAGTAGACCATATGTCTAATGTAGAAATAGGATTTGAAGATACTATAGAAACGAATGAGATTATCTTGAGAGGTAATTTTACAGATTTAGTAGACGAAGATGGGGAATGGAAGTATGGACATATTGGTATAGGTCCCAAGGCGATTCAATATTCGCAATATAGGTCGAGTGTAGCATATTGTGACGTATTGGGAATATCAAAGGCAGCGAATTCGGGGTTAATTACGATAAAGTATACAGTGAAAGGATTAGAGGATGTATTTGTTATAAATTTGGATTTGGAGGATAGAGGCGTAAATGCACAAAGTGTGGATAGCGCATAA
- a CDS encoding YqeG family HAD IIIA-type phosphatase: MKIFFPNEYVNSIYEIDYEELLKKGIAGLVFDIDNTLVPYFIETPSEEIMTLMKYLVEKGFKLTLVSNNNKKRVELFAEGLDKGLQVRAFHKSKKPRSVNLKKAAEHMKLEQCKVALIGDQVFTDVLGGNRTGLYTILVKPVSEKDELSTKFKRGVESLVIKQYLKYLENAK, from the coding sequence ATGAAAATATTTTTTCCAAATGAGTATGTAAACTCGATATATGAAATAGATTATGAAGAATTGCTGAAAAAAGGAATAGCAGGATTAGTTTTTGATATTGATAATACGTTGGTGCCATATTTTATAGAGACTCCATCAGAAGAGATAATGACTTTGATGAAATATTTGGTAGAAAAAGGGTTTAAGTTGACGTTGGTTTCTAATAATAACAAAAAGAGAGTAGAATTATTTGCAGAGGGATTGGATAAAGGTTTGCAGGTAAGAGCGTTTCATAAGTCTAAGAAGCCGCGTAGTGTAAATTTGAAAAAAGCTGCAGAGCATATGAAACTAGAGCAATGTAAAGTGGCGTTAATTGGAGATCAGGTATTTACAGATGTATTGGGCGGAAATAGAACAGGTTTGTATACGATTTTGGTAAAACCAGTTAGCGAAAAAGATGAGCTGAGCACCAAATTTAAAAGAGGAGTAGAAAGTTTGGTTATTAAACAATATTTAAAGTACTTGGAAAATGCTAAATAA
- a CDS encoding prepilin-type N-terminal cleavage/methylation domain-containing protein, with amino-acid sequence MLNNKGFTLIEVIIVATIMCSIVVVMQYPSKYLRDIEHRVFVDTVYSEILGIKELANQGEQKLLINTVDGSDKISIGNKQISIPNHVEVFMSRNALYFGNDASDVKSGTITIRYNNKQTRITLTPVIGKVNIYR; translated from the coding sequence ATGCTAAATAATAAAGGTTTTACATTAATAGAAGTGATAATAGTTGCAACAATAATGTGTAGTATAGTAGTGGTGATGCAATATCCAAGCAAGTATCTAAGAGACATAGAGCATAGAGTTTTTGTGGATACTGTCTATAGCGAAATATTGGGTATAAAAGAATTAGCAAACCAAGGAGAGCAGAAGTTATTGATTAATACTGTAGATGGTAGTGATAAAATCAGTATTGGGAATAAGCAAATAAGCATTCCAAATCATGTAGAAGTGTTTATGAGTAGAAATGCGTTGTATTTTGGTAATGATGCGTCGGATGTAAAGTCGGGGACGATAACAATTAGATATAACAATAAACAAACACGCATAACATTAACTCCGGTTATAGGAAAGGTAAATATTTATAGATAA
- the guaB gene encoding IMP dehydrogenase, giving the protein MITSKIIKEGLTFDDILLIPAYSTILPKDVDLKTKLTRTITINVPFLSAGMDTVTESTMAIALARQGGIGIIHKNMSIRAQQEEVDKVKRSENGVIKNPFSLSKDHYVYEANALMAKFRISGVPITEDGKLVGILTNRDLRFETNYEKKISEVMTSKDLVTAREGTTLEQAKEILSRHRIEKLPIVDEKNNLKGLITIKDIEKNIRFPYAAKDDHGRLLVGAAVGVTDDVMYRVAALDSVSVDVITVDTAHGHSLGVIDTVKNIKKAYPNLQVIAGNVATYSATKALIDAGADAIKVGIGPGSICTTRVVSGVGVPQITAIEDCANAAMGTGVPIIADGGIKFSGDVVKAIGMGADACMMGSMLAGCEESPGEMELFQGRKYKVYRGMGSIAAMEQGSKDRYFQSDAKKLVPEGVEGRVPYKGEVADTIFQMIGGLRAGMGYAGARTIQELKETARFTKITSAGLKESHPHDIQITKESPNYSIHS; this is encoded by the coding sequence ATGATTACATCAAAGATTATTAAAGAAGGATTAACATTTGATGATATATTGTTAATTCCAGCGTATTCAACAATTCTTCCAAAAGATGTGGATTTAAAAACAAAACTTACCAGAACGATCACAATTAATGTTCCATTTTTGAGTGCAGGAATGGATACGGTAACAGAGTCGACAATGGCTATTGCACTGGCAAGACAAGGTGGCATCGGGATAATTCACAAAAATATGTCTATTAGGGCGCAGCAAGAAGAAGTGGATAAAGTTAAGCGCTCTGAAAATGGAGTAATTAAAAATCCGTTCTCGCTTTCTAAGGATCATTATGTCTATGAAGCAAATGCATTGATGGCAAAGTTTAGAATATCTGGAGTGCCAATCACCGAAGATGGTAAGTTGGTTGGAATATTGACTAATCGTGATTTGAGATTTGAAACCAATTATGAAAAGAAAATAAGTGAAGTCATGACCAGCAAAGACTTGGTAACAGCTAGAGAAGGAACAACTCTAGAGCAAGCAAAAGAAATATTGTCTAGACATAGAATAGAAAAATTGCCGATTGTGGACGAGAAAAACAATTTGAAAGGTTTAATTACAATTAAGGATATTGAGAAAAATATTCGATTTCCGTATGCGGCAAAGGATGACCATGGCAGATTGTTGGTGGGGGCGGCAGTTGGAGTAACAGATGATGTGATGTATAGAGTGGCAGCCTTAGATAGTGTAAGCGTGGATGTAATAACTGTTGATACAGCGCATGGACATTCACTGGGAGTTATTGATACAGTAAAAAATATAAAGAAAGCATATCCGAATTTGCAAGTGATAGCAGGTAATGTTGCAACGTATAGTGCAACAAAAGCATTGATAGACGCAGGAGCCGATGCTATTAAAGTGGGAATTGGACCAGGATCTATTTGTACAACAAGAGTTGTATCAGGAGTAGGTGTGCCACAAATCACTGCTATAGAAGATTGTGCAAACGCTGCGATGGGGACAGGTGTGCCTATTATTGCAGATGGTGGAATCAAGTTTTCGGGAGATGTTGTTAAGGCCATTGGAATGGGGGCAGATGCTTGCATGATGGGATCGATGCTAGCAGGATGTGAAGAAAGCCCTGGAGAAATGGAGTTATTTCAAGGTCGTAAATATAAAGTATATCGAGGGATGGGGTCTATTGCTGCCATGGAGCAAGGGAGCAAGGATAGATACTTTCAATCGGATGCAAAAAAACTTGTACCAGAAGGTGTAGAAGGGCGAGTTCCATATAAGGGAGAAGTGGCAGATACTATATTTCAGATGATCGGTGGATTGCGAGCTGGAATGGGCTATGCAGGTGCTAGAACTATACAGGAATTGAAAGAGACTGCAAGATTTACGAAAATTACGAGTGCCGGATTAAAAGAAAGTCATCCTCATGACATTCAAATTACTAAAGAATCGCCAAATTATAGTATTCATTCGTAA
- the guaA gene encoding glutamine-hydrolyzing GMP synthase produces the protein MKNEVIVVLDFGGQYNQLIARRIREAGVYCEVHPYDMPLEKLKALAPKGLIFTGGPNSIYAADAAICDKAIFEMGVPILGICYGAQLIAHMLGGVVAKAKTSEYGRTAISLNANSKLFESLNGETICWMSHTDAVKEVPAGFNITAESVDCPIAAFENAASKIYAVQFHPEVAHTENGEMMLNNFARVVCGCAGDWQMADFAKEQIEAIRAKVGAGKALLALSGGVDSSVAAMILSKAIGKGLTCVFVDHGLLRKNEGDEVEAIFADKNKLDLNFIRVDASKRFYAKLAGVTDPEAKRKIIGEEFIRVFEEEAKKIGAVDFFVQGTIYPDIIESGLNKSAVIKSHHNVGGLPDYVDFKEIIEPLRLLFKDEVRKVGIELGLDSKLVNRQPFPGPGLGIRIIGEVTAEKIRIVQDADAIYREEIAFAGLDEQIGQYFAALTNMKSVGVMGDSRTYDYAVVLRAVETSDFMTAKSVKIPWEVLEKVTTRIVNEVGGVNRVLYDLTGKPPATIELE, from the coding sequence ATGAAAAATGAAGTTATAGTTGTCCTTGATTTTGGAGGACAATACAATCAATTAATTGCGAGAAGAATTAGAGAAGCTGGTGTGTATTGTGAAGTGCATCCTTATGATATGCCACTGGAAAAATTGAAAGCGCTTGCACCAAAAGGACTAATATTTACTGGAGGGCCTAATAGTATATATGCCGCAGATGCCGCAATTTGTGATAAAGCTATATTTGAAATGGGAGTTCCTATTTTGGGAATATGCTATGGGGCACAGTTGATTGCGCATATGCTAGGCGGAGTAGTTGCAAAAGCAAAGACTAGTGAGTATGGGAGAACTGCGATTTCGTTAAATGCGAATAGCAAATTATTTGAAAGCTTAAATGGGGAGACCATTTGCTGGATGAGCCATACAGATGCTGTCAAAGAGGTGCCAGCAGGATTTAATATTACAGCGGAATCTGTAGATTGCCCCATTGCTGCGTTTGAGAATGCTGCGAGCAAAATTTATGCAGTACAATTTCATCCAGAAGTAGCTCATACTGAAAATGGTGAAATGATGTTAAATAATTTTGCAAGAGTAGTATGCGGATGTGCGGGAGATTGGCAAATGGCTGACTTTGCAAAGGAGCAGATAGAAGCAATAAGAGCTAAAGTAGGTGCAGGCAAGGCGCTATTGGCACTATCTGGTGGAGTTGACTCTTCAGTTGCTGCGATGATTTTATCGAAAGCTATTGGAAAAGGATTAACTTGCGTATTTGTGGATCATGGACTGCTTAGAAAAAATGAAGGCGATGAAGTAGAAGCAATATTTGCGGACAAAAATAAATTAGACTTGAATTTTATTCGGGTAGATGCTAGCAAAAGGTTTTATGCAAAGTTGGCAGGCGTGACAGATCCAGAAGCAAAGCGAAAAATTATTGGTGAAGAGTTTATTAGAGTGTTTGAAGAAGAGGCAAAAAAAATTGGTGCAGTAGATTTTTTTGTGCAAGGTACGATTTACCCAGATATAATAGAAAGTGGGTTGAATAAGTCCGCAGTGATAAAATCGCATCATAATGTTGGAGGGCTTCCTGACTATGTTGATTTCAAAGAAATTATAGAGCCATTGAGGTTGTTGTTTAAAGATGAAGTGAGAAAAGTTGGAATAGAGCTTGGTCTTGATTCAAAATTAGTAAATAGACAACCGTTTCCGGGGCCAGGATTAGGTATTAGAATTATTGGTGAAGTAACAGCGGAAAAAATTCGAATAGTCCAAGATGCTGATGCGATATATAGAGAGGAAATTGCTTTTGCAGGGTTGGATGAGCAAATTGGGCAATATTTTGCTGCACTTACAAACATGAAAAGTGTAGGAGTAATGGGAGATTCTAGAACTTACGATTATGCGGTAGTGCTTAGAGCCGTAGAAACAAGTGATTTTATGACAGCAAAGAGTGTTAAAATACCGTGGGAAGTGTTAGAAAAAGTGACCACTAGAATTGTGAATGAAGTTGGAGGTGTCAATCGAGTATTATATGATTTGACAGGAAAGCCACCTGCAACAATAGAATTAGAGTAA
- a CDS encoding LysR family transcriptional regulator, with protein sequence MNEKDYEMLLTLDATRNITYAADILFVTQSTLSKRIVAIEKELDVSLLLRSKQGIRFTPPGEIVLQHTKEIMHVLSKMRSSLNAKKSYIYGKLNIGVAINYPKYHLSSILTSYYQQYPNVNTHITTDQSRTLYLRMLDSSLDAAIIRGEYPWNDNKLLLDREPVCAIAIEPFTLADLSHNKIPYIYRKTDAIFERQLTQWMNEHNIRITSPSIFVDNIETCVAMVNRKLGWTIVPKICLSSFHGFIVPLQFSNGDPFMRSTYLMYNDNYRSLPQVEAFINIVKDYKQN encoded by the coding sequence ATGAATGAAAAAGATTATGAAATGCTATTAACCTTAGATGCAACACGAAATATTACATATGCTGCTGATATATTATTTGTCACTCAGTCTACTTTATCAAAAAGAATTGTAGCAATTGAAAAAGAATTAGATGTTTCACTACTGCTGCGATCAAAACAAGGAATTCGCTTTACACCACCAGGAGAAATTGTTTTACAGCATACCAAAGAGATTATGCATGTATTATCTAAGATGCGCTCTTCATTAAATGCCAAGAAAAGTTATATATACGGTAAACTTAATATTGGCGTTGCCATTAATTATCCCAAATATCATTTATCTTCTATATTAACTTCTTATTATCAACAATATCCAAACGTAAATACTCACATTACAACAGATCAAAGCAGAACTCTCTATTTACGTATGCTGGACAGCAGTCTTGATGCTGCTATTATTCGTGGAGAATATCCCTGGAATGACAATAAATTGCTACTAGACAGAGAGCCTGTTTGTGCTATTGCAATAGAGCCATTTACACTTGCCGATCTTAGTCACAATAAGATCCCATACATATACCGAAAAACTGATGCCATTTTTGAACGCCAACTCACTCAATGGATGAACGAACATAATATACGCATTACTTCCCCCAGTATTTTTGTTGATAATATTGAAACTTGTGTTGCAATGGTAAATCGTAAATTAGGTTGGACTATTGTCCCTAAAATTTGTCTCAGTTCTTTTCATGGTTTTATTGTTCCATTACAATTTTCTAACGGAGACCCTTTTATGCGCTCAACTTATCTTATGTACAATGATAACTATAGGTCACTTCCACAAGTAGAAGCATTCATCAATATAGTTAAGGACTATAAACAAAACTAA
- a CDS encoding CitMHS family transporter, with product MSLAIIGFVLMIILMYVLIREKLSPIIAFIILPLIAAIVAGFGITEIAGFIETGMETMLSTVILFAFSISYFSLMSEVGLFDPIINFLVKKTGKNMFTIFMAIVMVTFVAHLDGSGATTFLIVVPAFLPICKKYGIRPQALLGAMMGAFATMNILPWGGPTMRAATVANVETGDLYSFMIPAVIVIILIAFCIAYVVYLIEKKNGAGIIEGSDSFEDNAVAEKTNRNQNIYWFNLILTAVMLILLFMDLAFPLYAIFMIAFAIALVVNFPNVKDQSKKIKLYGTNAMVMCMTLFAVGVFMGVISGSGMVEAMATAIVNILPAGIAPHMHWFMALFSVPLMMMLGTDAFYYALLPIIIGVVEPFGVSPEVVAATFLLTATFGTFVSPSVAAVYVGLGLAEVSIGDHIKYSLRLVWPVSILVLILSTIIGVIKF from the coding sequence ATGAGCTTAGCGATTATTGGATTTGTATTAATGATTATATTGATGTATGTTTTAATTAGGGAAAAGTTATCTCCAATTATAGCATTTATTATATTACCATTAATAGCAGCTATAGTAGCAGGATTTGGAATTACAGAAATAGCAGGGTTTATTGAAACGGGAATGGAGACAATGTTATCAACAGTTATTTTGTTTGCCTTTTCAATTTCCTATTTTTCATTGATGTCAGAGGTTGGGTTATTTGATCCAATTATTAATTTTTTAGTAAAGAAAACTGGAAAAAACATGTTTACTATATTTATGGCAATTGTTATGGTTACATTTGTAGCGCATTTAGATGGATCAGGGGCAACAACATTTTTAATTGTAGTGCCAGCATTTTTGCCAATTTGTAAAAAATATGGAATTAGACCACAGGCATTACTTGGAGCTATGATGGGGGCATTTGCAACTATGAATATTTTGCCTTGGGGAGGACCAACCATGAGGGCAGCGACAGTGGCCAATGTGGAAACAGGCGATTTATATTCATTTATGATTCCAGCTGTAATAGTAATTATACTTATTGCATTTTGCATTGCGTATGTTGTATATTTAATTGAAAAGAAAAATGGCGCTGGTATTATAGAAGGTAGTGATTCTTTTGAAGACAATGCAGTTGCTGAAAAAACAAATAGAAATCAAAACATATATTGGTTTAATTTAATTTTAACAGCAGTTATGTTAATTTTATTATTTATGGATTTAGCATTTCCATTGTATGCGATATTTATGATTGCTTTTGCAATTGCACTAGTTGTGAATTTTCCAAATGTAAAAGATCAATCAAAGAAAATAAAACTATATGGTACAAATGCAATGGTGATGTGTATGACATTGTTTGCAGTGGGTGTATTTATGGGTGTTATTAGTGGATCAGGAATGGTAGAAGCGATGGCTACTGCGATTGTAAATATACTTCCAGCGGGGATTGCACCTCACATGCACTGGTTCATGGCATTATTTTCAGTACCACTTATGATGATGTTGGGAACAGATGCTTTTTACTATGCATTATTACCTATCATTATTGGAGTAGTAGAGCCATTTGGCGTATCACCAGAAGTGGTGGCAGCGACATTCTTGTTAACAGCAACATTTGGTACATTTGTGAGTCCATCCGTTGCGGCAGTATATGTTGGGTTAGGCCTTGCAGAAGTGTCAATTGGTGATCATATTAAATATTCTTTGAGATTAGTTTGGCCAGTAAGTATTTTAGTGCTTATTTTATCTACAATAATAGGTGTTATCAAATTCTAA